GGAACAAAAGAAACCTCATAAGCTTTAAGTGACTGATCAGCTGCCTCTTTACGATCATCCCCTGATTTGAACTCTGCTAAATAGCGATAGTAGTCTCCCTTCCTAGAGGTGAAGTAAAAGGATTTAAACTTGTAAGTTCAGCAATCAATTTTTCGGGGATAAAAGCGAAAGAAAGACAATTAacttaaataaattaaaaagtgGTCACATGGAAGCAAATATGTATTCAACTCCATCACAAACATCAACGAGCCACGCAAAGACAAAAGAAAAGACAATAAAAGGGGAAGGAAATATAAGAAAAGAAAGCAAGTGAAAAAATCAGCAACTCACATCTTATAGTAGAAGACAGTAGATTCTCCAGTAGTGGACGAAGGAACAAGGTGCTCATCTATCACGGACAAAATGTCAATGCATATTTTTGTAAGCTCATCTTCAACCCTCTGTTGGTAAGTCTTTATTCTCTTAACATTCTGGTCATGACCCTTACTCTCCTCCTTTTGTTCAATTGAAGACAATATCCGCCATGAAGCCCTTCTTGCTCCAATAACATTCTTATACCCAACTGACACCAAATTCCTCTCCTCAACAGTCAGTTCGACATCCATCTTAGCAACCGTCTTCATTGCTTCTACCATTTCTGGTACAAAAGGCAGAGTGCACAGAAGCATGAATATCAGAATTTTGAAGAAATCAAATAGTAAATAACAGATGGCATGAGATTAGCATGAAAAGCTTCAAGTCTGCTCTCTTTCGCACTCTTGGCCTCTAAGCATAATAGCACTTTCTCCCCACCTCGTTCTCCTCTAT
This region of Nicotiana tomentosiformis chromosome 4, ASM39032v3, whole genome shotgun sequence genomic DNA includes:
- the LOC104085889 gene encoding 14-3-3 protein 7 — translated: MDKEREKQVYLARLAEQAERYDEMVEAMKTVAKMDVELTVEERNLVSVGYKNVIGARRASWRILSSIEQKEESKGHDQNVKRIKTYQQRVEDELTKICIDILSVIDEHLVPSSTTGESTVFYYKMKGDYYRYLAEFKSGDDRKEAADQSLKAYEAATATASADLAPTHPIRLGLALNFSVFYYEILNSPERACHLAKQAFDEAIAELDSLSEESYKDSTLIMQLLRDNLTLWTSDLEEGGEHSKGDERQGEN